One region of Paralichthys olivaceus isolate ysfri-2021 chromosome 12, ASM2471397v2, whole genome shotgun sequence genomic DNA includes:
- the LOC109627848 gene encoding TMF-regulated nuclear protein 1, with amino-acid sequence MKRQQRNTDSHDEDTTENMAAAIKNKDPHPDLQPPRPPSPSSSSSSSSSPPLPLAMPPSTSASALLALASPATRRSISMGDFRRVTGALLASSDPRSTSATAPSSKLVTPSSSMEFEAARRRLLEVEERQRVIREMERRLEELREVFVRSEQEVVVHGELVSRISSGAQQGELYVAENSQRLKKGLRFKKHRPTIVFSSMLGLRTCLPWPVKLK; translated from the coding sequence ATGAAGCGACAACAAAGAAACACTGACTCCCACGATGAGGACACAACCGAGAACATGGCAGCAGCTATTAAAAACAAGGACCCACATCCGGACCTCCAACCACCAAGACCaccatctccatcatcatcatcatcatcatcatcttctcctcctcttccactggCCATGCCACCTTCCACATCGGCCTCCGCTCTCCTGGCTCTGGCCTCTCCGGCCACCAGGCGCTCCATTTCTATGGGAGACTTCCGGAGGGTGACAGGGGCTCTCCTAGCCAGTTCCGACCCCCGGTCCACCTCAGCCACGGCCCCCTCTTCCAAGCTTGTCACCCCCAGCTCCAGCATGGAGTTTGAGGCAGCTCGACGTCGCCTCCTGGAGGTTGAGGAGCGCCAACGGGTCATCAGGGAGATGGAGCGACGACTGGAGGAGCTCAGGGAGGTGTTTGTGCGCTCGGAGCAGGAGGTGGTAGTTCACGGGGAGCTGGTGTCGAGGATATCTAGCGGGGCCCAGCAGGGGGAGCTGTATGTGGCGGAGAACAGCCAGCGGCTGAAGAAAGGCCTGAGGTTCAAGAAGCATCGACCCACCATCGTCTTCTCCTCGATGCTTGGACTCCGCACATGCCTCCCCTGGCCTGTGAAGCTCAAATAG